From a single Brassica napus cultivar Da-Ae chromosome C9, Da-Ae, whole genome shotgun sequence genomic region:
- the LOC125592349 gene encoding uncharacterized protein LOC125592349 produces MHVERNVAASLIATLLHCGNSKDGLKARKDLESLGIRKDLHPKAQGKRTLLPPAPWSLSKSEKHIFCKRLYDFKGPDGYCANISSCVSLEECKVLGLKSHDYHVLMQQLLPVAIRGLLPKGPRVAILRLCAFFNLLCQRVIDMEQLQQMESEIVETLCIFERFWPPSFFDIMVHLCVHLGREARLGGPVHFRWMYPFERYMKVLKDYVRNTARPEGCIAESYLADECMKFCSAFLTTTTNVQEKEDRNTEYESKSILEGRPISAARSFQFSEAELKIAHLAVIQNTAMVDPYVDAHLQHLQDSNSRCQRDATYLWRMHTEKFAAWLKQQISIDSPDEEDTLKWLAYGPRSIARSYTGYIVNGLRFHTNVVHRLSQNSGVYYEATAMCRSSAKDTAQVVDVVSYYGRVVDIILLDYNGFYVPIFRCEWAVKGNGVKVEDGFTLVNFNHSHISFAKDPFILASQARQIFYSRDTDESSWYVVMKGPCRRYSDEKPEDGHADVGPLPSDIDMCLEDISDEAENVRDDCEGIYV; encoded by the exons ATGCATGTGGAGAGGAATGTGGCTGCAAGCTTGATTGCGACATTGTTACATTGTGGCAATTCAAAGGATGGTCTAAAGGCTAGAAAGGATCTTGAAAGTCTTGGTATCAGGAAAGATTTGCATCCAAAAGCTCAGGGTAAAAGGACATTACTTCCACCAGCTCCCTGGTCTTTATCAAAGTCAGAGAAACACATCTTCTGTAAGCGGCTATATGATTTTAAAGGTCCTGATGGCTACTGTGCTAATATATCTAGTTGTGTATCATTAGAGGAGTGTAAGGTGTTGGGACtcaaatctcatgattatcacGTCCTAATGCAACAACTACTGCCAGTAGCAATCAGGGGCTTACTACCTAAGGGTCCTAGGGTAGCCATTCTCCGCTTATGCGCTTTCTTCAACCTTCTATGCCAACGAGTAATCGATATGGAACAACTTCAGCAAATGGAATCTGAAATCGTGGAGACTCTCTGCATTTTTGAAAGATTTTGGCCACCAAGTTTCTTCGACATCATGGTTCACTTGTGTGTGCATCTAGGCAGAGAAGCTAGACTTGGTGGTCCGGTCCATTTCCGATGGATGTATCCATTTGAAAG GTATATGAAAGTCTTGAAAGACTATGTCAGAAACACAGCAAGACCAGAGGGGTGTATAGCTGAGTCTTATCTTGCGGATGAGTGCATGAAGTTCTGCTCGGCTTTCTTGACTACTACAACAAATGTGCAAGAAAAAGAGGACAGAAACACTGAGTATGAGAGTAAGTCCATCCTCGAAGGTCGTCCTATATCAGCCGCCCGCTCATTCCAATTTTCAGAAGCAGAGTTGAAAATAGCTCATCTTGCTGTAATACAGAACACGGCCATGGTGGATCCATATGTTGA TGCTCATTTACAACATCTACAAGACTCGAATAGTAGATGTCAAAGGGATGCAACATATTTATGGCGTATGCACACTGAAAAATTTGCAGCGTGGCTAAAGCAACAG ATATCTATTGATTCACCTGATGAGGAAGACACTCTGAAGTGGCTGGCTTATGGTCCTCGTAGTATAGCCAGATCTTACACAGGCTACATTGTGAATGGGCTACGATTTCACACAAATGTGGTGCATAGGCTAAGTCAGAATAGTGGTGTTTACTATGAAGCAACAGCAATGTGTAGATCTAGTGCAAAGGACACAGCTCAGGTGGTCGACGTTGTATCCTACTATGGGAGAGTAGTTGATATTATATTACTAGACTACAATGGCTTCTACGTCCCAATATTCAGGTGTGAGTGGGCAGTTAAAGGTAACGGTGTGAAGGTAGAGGATGGCTTTACGCTGGTTAATTTTAATCACAGCCACATATCCTTTGCAAAGGATCCATTCATTTTAGCATCTCAAGCGAGACAAATATTTTACTCAAGGGACACTGATGAATCGAGTTGGTATGTAGTTATGAAGGGTCCATGTAGAAGATACAGTGATGAGAAACCTGAAGATGGACATGCAGATGTAGGACCATTGCCTTCGGATATAGATATGTGTCTGGAAGACATATCAGATGAGGCTGAGAATGTCAGAGATGATTGTGAAGGAATATACGTTTGA